In Pristiophorus japonicus isolate sPriJap1 chromosome 3, sPriJap1.hap1, whole genome shotgun sequence, the sequence cctaGTTTCGGTCTTCCCCATGTGTGGAAATATTTTCTCCACTTCTAACCTATTTAACcctggtcccattgtactgcacctACTATCATAGAATCAataacatttacagcacagaaggaggccattcagcccattgctaacaaagagctatccagcctaatctcactttccagctctaggtctgtagccctgtgggttacggcacttcaagtgcacatccaagtacttttgaaatgcgatgagggtttctgcctctaccaccttttcaggcagtgagttccagatccccagcaccctctgggtgaaaagacttcccctcaaatctcctataAACCTCTtaccagttatttacaatctatgccccctggttgttgacccctttgctaaggaaaATTGGTcctttctatctactctatctggggccctcataattttatacacctcaactaggtctcccctcagcctcctctgttccaaagaaaacaaccccagcctatccaatcttttctcataggtgaaattctccagtctaggtagcatcctcgtaaatctcctctgtatcctctccagtgcaatcacatccttcctttaaagtggtgcccagaactgcaaacagtactccagctgtgactgtAACTAGTTTTTTTTTTATACAGTTCCGGCTGAAGTCATCAAACTCTGCTCAATCTCGGGTCTTTCCTAATCTGCATGCCTGAATTGTTCACTGAGTAAGCTTATTGGGCCACAGGGGGAAGGAATGGAGGGAAGCTAAATTCGGATGTTGTAAATATAATAATCGATAGTTCAGGACCATGGACAGCGAAATCCTTTTGCTTTGCGTGCAGGCAGGGACGTCAGTACCTTGGAGAGCGTTCACCTTTGCCCCGGCAGCTTCCGGTGCAATTTCCAGTTGGCTGCCACTCAAAAATAAATCCAGGGCGTAACGAATGAGGCTATTTAGATGCTAAGTAGGTGTCCGGTGCCAGCGATGTAATCACAACCTGGCCCAATCCGCTGCAGCATTCAGTTACGTGCTTGCATGCAAATCTAACTCGACATCCAGTGACTCCCCAAACAGCTGGATGCACACGTTGCAACCATCATGTGTGGCATTGCACGTCTGTGCGAAGCAGCGCCCCAGATAGAAAGAAATTGAGAGAGACACATAGATAGAAGTAGACAGCGAAAGATAGAACGACGTAACaataagacttgcattcatatagcgcctttgcaaaaccaccggacgtctcaaagcgctttacagtcaatgaagtactttcggagtgtagtcactgttgtaatgtgggaaacgcggcggccagtttgcgcacagcaagctcccacacacagcaatgtgacaatgaccagataatctgttttgttttgttgattgagggataaatattcgctggggataaatcccctgctcttcttcaaaatagtgccatttacatccacctgagagagcagacagggtctcagtttaatctGAAagaccactccctcagcactgcgagtaatcagcctagatttatgtgctcgagtccctggagtgggacttgaacgcaaccttctgacttagaggcgagtgtgctgcccactgagccaccactaATAGACAATTGTAAACAGAGATAGAAATAGATATAATAGAAAtagtgatagatagatagataagtaTATAGGTGTAGGTAGATAGAAATAGAGATCTAAACAGAGATAGATGAATAGATAGTTGTAGGTAGatagatagaaatagagatagataaatagatagaaatAGAGATCGAGGTAGGTGTAGGTATATATAGAGAACAGATAGATAGAATAGATAGTTGTAAACTGATagaaaaatagatatagatgaatATAGATAGCTAGAGATAAATAGGTGGATAGATAaatagagatagatatagagaaagACTGATCGAGCGATAGATATCGAATCATTAAGCTCACCAACAAATTTTAGCATTGATTTCAAGGTGAATGTTTCATAAACAATCAAGTAAAAACCACGCGCTCACACAGGATCATATATTTCATTCACGTTGACCAAGTATGTGATAAACTAGCGGCTAATGGTTTGTACACAGTCTGATTGGTACCCTGTGCTATCGGtacagaaggccagggtttattttGGTGAGGGCTAATTAGATCTTGCGTACTCTGGATTAACCGGGGTGTAAATTTTATACAAAACCCACCCGCGCCTCACAGCTGCCCGCTGATAATCTGCGCCTTATGGAAAGCTGCGTGTCCTTCCCCGAGAGCAGCCGAGTGCAGGAATAGCGACGTCATCCCGCCTGTACTGCATGCAGCTCCAATCTCATTCCGTTACAGGTCTGAGGATTAGTGCTAAGTCTGCTATCAGTAATCAGTGCACAAGGACAAGGGGGCAATCGCAGTTTCAGGCCGCAATCCACTCACTTACAGCAGACGGCATCCGCCTTTGGGGTCCATCACACTCGGTAATTCAACATACAGTTTGTTTAGTAACAGTCTTTCCACACATACACATGTAAAAATGATAGCAATTACACGCCCCGTGCATACATATATTAATATACAGTAATTCCACACACACGTTCATAGgcgcacatatatacacatatttaATCGCAAACATTATATACAgtcattgcacacacacacacacacaaatacagaaattacacacatccacacacagataattgcacacatacacacacacacagataattgcacacatacacacacacacagataattgcacacacacacacacacagataattgcacacacacacacacacagataattgCACACACAAATACAGACAATTGTACACACTGAtaattgcacacacacactgataattgcacacacatacacacacaccaaaaaAGCGTTTTTTTCGACACATTTTGAAATAAGCAAGACACAGAAGCGGATCATATTTCAATATATTTTGTTTTGTTTCTACATGTTTAGTATACAATACAAAACCAAACATTATTTATAATATCCCAATAattggcacgtttgacaatttgtcaaCACCTTaccgcccccaccgccccccccccctttttttttgtctgTTTGTTACCGGGAGAAAAAAGTAGTACATTCAGAGACCGACAGAATGAGATTCTGCTGATTAGATGTGCAAAAAAAATGAGTAACATGGAGAACCCAATCCCTGCCAAGGCGCTCGGAAATACTGCCGCGATTACCTCTTCCCAAAAtgggaaaataaataaataaatttatgTATATATTTTTCTCTTTAATTCACACTCTTATCTACAGCACTTGTTCGACAGgcatccctcctcctctccccccctgcgTCGCCGATCTCGACAGCCACAATGGAATACAATGTGTGTTTCGTTTTTTTTTTGGCATGCATCTTTGCTGGTCCCACCCGCGTCCCCAAACATAACCTTTTAAAATTAAACAATGATCACCGTCGATACTGTGATTCACAGCACAGTTGGAAaacaaattatatatatatatatatatatatgtatacatttttttaaaaacacacatttcAGTGAGCAGTTGGGCTTATTTGTTTTATTAACTCGCCAATCTTGTCCGGTTTGAGGACCCCCTGGTCAGTTTATTTTTTAATTTGATTTTGTTTATGCTCTTTCGCCTCCATAAACGCCCTGTTTGCAAAGCCCAGTCCCACTGATCTGAGATTGCAATCCCTTCCCATTGGGATTAACACTAGACGTTTGCTCACCCCTtccatcatatatatatatatatctcagaAAAATAATCTATCTAACGGTCCAGATTTATTATATATTGTCCATTAGAGTCTCTGCTGTTCGATTCGTTCTTCAAGTCTTGGAAGACCTCGGTGAAGTAATGCGGGTCGGAGTTGATCTGAAGCATCTTGGTGCTCATTTGGCCGATGATGGCGAGACACCTGTCCCAGAAGACCTCCTTGTTGGTCTCCATCAGGAACGGTTTGAGCGGGTAGGAGATCTCGTTGCCCATGTAAGAGTAGGCGAGGTAGAGGCAGGTGAGAAAACTGGCTTGCAGTTCGAAGTCAGTGGCGAGCTCTTCGTCTATCACATCCTTGCACAGCAGGTAGACGAAGACCACGTTGGCCGGGGTGATGAAGCCGATGTCCTGCCAGCCCTGGATCAGCAACGAGCGGTCGACGCTCCTGAACCACAGCATGGGATCGTTGACGTTGAGGTGCTTGAGGCGGTAGCAGCGCCGGCACAAGAAGTCGCCCAGGCAGCGGAGCAGCTCGCCGGTCGACGCCTGCACCACCACCCGGCGTGGGGAGCTCAAGCTGCGGCTGCTGGCTTGCTTCTGCACGGCGGCCAGTTGGCGGCCGGCGGGGTTGGCGTTGGCGGGGGGCAAGGGGGCGGGCACCGGGATGGGGGCGCTGGGCGGCTTCTGCTGGACCGGGCAGGCGTTAACCTCGGGGCACGGCTGGGGCAGGCAGCTCTTCTTCAGGTTCTCCTGGTTGAGTTGCTTGACCGGGTCGTTGTTGGCGTTGGCCGGGTGGTTGAGCTGAGCGGCCGGCGTGGGGTTGACCTTCTTGGCATTCTTCTTCTTGGCCGAGGCGACCACCAGGCGTTTCCAGGTCAGGGCGGAGATGAGCACCGAGGGCTTTTTCAAGCTTTTCTCCTTGGCGTTCTTGGTGCCGGGCTGCCCGTTTTCCACCGAGCGGCCTTTGCCCTTGGGCTCGGGGGACAGCGAGAGCACCGTGCCCATCTCTTGCGGCGTGTGGCACCCGGTCTGGTCGAggagaaaggggggtgggggggaagatacTGCCTTCTGCGCCGCCGGCCGTGGACAAGGGGAGGGAAGGGTTGGAGGGCGAGTCTTCCCAACGAATTCTCAACTCACAAGAGCCGCATTGGGTCAAGCCTGGTTGGGTCTCTCCAAGGAGCCGGCGAGGACTTGCGGGAAGGAAGGACAGGAAAGGAAGGAAAGGTGGGAGGCTTAACGACAAAATTGAAAGAAGCAAGCTCTTTTTTTCCCCCTTCTTGGATGTGCTCTCTCCAGCCTCCAGCCCAAGCCTCTCAGAAGCTTGCTGTTGGGAGGACTGGCTCGACCAGCCTCGCCCGCCTCCTCACTCGCCTGGATCGGCAATTGCAGGGGCAATTGATGGGCAAGAGCCCGAGCCAATCACTTCAGCCAGGCTCAAGCATTTGAGCCAACCTTCCATGGGCAAGGCAAGGCAACCTATTGCAACagaggggggggggcgtggtgaCCCAGGACCAATCAGCTCCAAGCTTCAACTGATTGACATACCAAATCTCCAACCACCGACAGAGGGAGGGCGAGAAACTGACCAGCCAATCCGAAATGAACCAACCAGAAGACGATCTGCTCTGATAGGCACAACGCAGGACCAATCAAAACGAAGATGATGGTGCTCGGCGGCACAGGTGACCAATTGCACTCAAGGCGAAGGGGCGTGACAGATAGCTTGAGTCTGCTTGTGATTGGCTGAATGAGTTGTGTTGCTTTGCTGAATAATTCTTCGGGCACCGattatgatttaaaaaaattataggTTAGGTTCTTGCAATTGGATTTTTTCGGTTTGCTGCATTTGCTTATAGAACTTCATTGTTGtactgtaccattgtttaaaaagggaggaagggataaaccgagtaattacagaccagttagtttaactTCGGTGATGGGTAAATTATTGGAGTCAATTCTGAGGGGTAGTATGAACCTTCATTTAAAAAGAcattgattaatcaaggacagtcagcatgggaaggtcgtgcctgactagattacatttttggaggaagtaacaaagagggttgatgaggggagTGCATTTGATGTCGtccatatggattttaacaaggcttttgacaaggtcctacatggcaggctgatgaaaaaagtaaaagctcatgggatccaagggagagtggcaaattggatccaacatTGACTccttggcaggaagcaaagggtaatggttgatgggtgttttttgtgactggaaggctgcttccagtggagttccacagggctcagtactcggtgccTTGATTTTTGTAGcacatattaatgatttagacttaaatgtaagtAGCATGATAaatacatttgcagatgatacaaaaattggctgagtGGTTGACAGTGtggaggaaagctccagactgcaggaagatattgatgaactggtcGGTTGGGCAGAATAgtagaaaatggaattcaatccagaaaagtgtgaggtaatgcatttggggggaggggcaacaaggcaagggaatacacaataaatgggaggataccaaGAGGTGGAGAGGAAcagatggaccttggagtgcatgtccacagatccttaaaggtagcaggacaggtcgatcaggtagttaaaaaggcatacggaatgctttccttttatagctgaggcatagaatacaagagcagggaggttatgctagaactgtatacaacattagttaggccacagcttgagtactgaaaagaaagaaggacttgcatttatatggtgcttttcaggataaccagatgtctcaaagtgctttacagccaatgaagtacttttttttttagtatagtcactgttgttatgtgggaaactgtgtacagttctggtcatcacattttacaggaaaaatgttattgcactagagagggtccagaggagatttacgaggatgttgcctggactggaacattttagttatgaggtagaaggattagagggtagatgagtaaacattttttcacccagagggtggtgggggtctggaactcactgcctgaaagggtggtagaggcagaaacctccatcacatttaaaaagtacttagatatgcacttaaagagccgtaacctacagggctatggacctaggacCTAGGCTTTTTCAACCGACACAGACACCGCTTTCTGTGTCATGATTTTATATGATTCTGTGATTCATGGTAAAGGATTAATGGTGGCTAGTCAAGCAGCATTAGAGGAAACTAAAGATTTATGTCTATATATAGGAGGGGCTTTAATCCCCTGAAAAGGAATGAGTTAATGTCTGCATCAGCTTTTGGTTTAAATGCCAGAGTCACCAACACAGTGAAACAGCCACAAAACACGGAATGGAGAAAAAATACATTTGTATAGACCCAATTGATGTCCGAAAACACTTCACAGTCAATGTGTTTCTCTCCATAAAATGTAGAACTCCTTTGGTGAAAAATCATGGTCAATAGCTCTTGAATCAGCATGTGAGTGTGTGCACTTGACATGATGAAAAATACTGTGTGGAAAGCATGTCTTGGTTCTCGATCAATTGCTGGGTTCAGTGATTGCAACCAGGGCAGCAAATAAGGAACGATAGttggcctcagtccccgggactgagtgggggaacacacagctaTGATTTCTGCTCCTGATTCCTATCtattattaacaacaacaacaacttgattttATATAACGCTTttttcgtagtaaaacatcccaaagtggttCACAGGAGTGactatcagacaacatttgacagtgagccagataaggagatattagaacaggtgaccaaaagctttatcAAAGAGATAAaggagtaaagaaagacttgcatttatatagcgcctttcatgacctcaggatgccctaaagccctttaaagccaattaagcacttttgaagtgtaatcactgtggtaatacaggaaacgtggcagccagtttgcgtacaacaagctcccacaaatggcaaggTGATAAAGACcaaacaatctgtttttgttatgttgattgaggggtatctattggccaggacaccggggataactcccctgctgttcttcaaactgGTACCATGGGATCTCCTACGTCCACCTGAGactgtagatggggcctcggtttaatatctcatccaaaagacggcacttccgacagtgcagcactccctctgtactgcatcgggaacgtcagcctagatttttgtgctcaagtctctggagtgggacttgaacctaaggGGCGACTTtgaggaggtggagaggtttatggagggaattcaagAATTTAGGGCCTAGGCATGCTTACAGCACAGCCGCCAacgatggagtgattaaaataggtGCTGTGCattgggtatggtagtgtagtggttatgttactgaactagtaacgctgcagcctggactaatgatctggggacatgagttcaaatcccaccatgacagctggcgaATTTAAATTAAGTTGATTAAATGAAATTTTAAAAATCTGTATTaacaagctagcatcagtaatggtgaccataaagctACTGGGTTGTCATAAaagcccatctgattcactaatgtcctttagggaaggaaatctgccgtccttactccaGCCTCACTCTAGACTACCCTCGGAAATGGCCGAGTAAaccactttcagaaggctttcgacaaggtcccacacaagagattaatgtgcaaagttaaagcacatgggattgggggtagtgtgctgacatggattgacaactggttgtcagacaggaagcaaagagtaggagtaaatggggacttttcagaatggcaggcagtgactagtggggtaccgcaaggttctgtgctggggccccagctgtttacactgtacattaatgatttagacgaggggattaaatgtagtatctccaaatttgcgtatgacactaagttgggtggcagtgtgagctgcaaggaggattctatgaggctgcagagcgacttggataggttaggtgagtgggcaaatgcatggcagatgaagtataatgtggataaatgtgaggttatccactttggtggtaaaaacagagagacagactattatctgaatggtgacagattaggaaaagggcaggtgcaaagagacctgggtgtcatggtacatcagtcattgaaggttggcatgcaggtacagcaggcggttaagaaagcaaatggcatgttggccttcatagcgaggggatttgagtacaagggcagggaggtgttgctacaattgtacagggccttggtgaaacatagaaacatagaaacatagaaaataggtgcaggagcaggccattcagcccttctagcctgcaccgccattc encodes:
- the cdk5r2a gene encoding cyclin-dependent kinase 5 activator 2a, encoding MGTVLSLSPEPKGKGRSVENGQPGTKNAKEKSLKKPSVLISALTWKRLVVASAKKKNAKKVNPTPAAQLNHPANANNDPVKQLNQENLKKSCLPQPCPEVNACPVQQKPPSAPIPVPAPLPPANANPAGRQLAAVQKQASSRSLSSPRRVVVQASTGELLRCLGDFLCRRCYRLKHLNVNDPMLWFRSVDRSLLIQGWQDIGFITPANVVFVYLLCKDVIDEELATDFELQASFLTCLYLAYSYMGNEISYPLKPFLMETNKEVFWDRCLAIIGQMSTKMLQINSDPHYFTEVFQDLKNESNSRDSNGQYIINLDR